In Clupea harengus chromosome 12, Ch_v2.0.2, whole genome shotgun sequence, the sequence TCCCTGTCCTATGGAGCTTCCCTGATGGTCCAGAAGAAGAGAGTCCAGACCTTCATTTcctatctatctctttttcaAAAGGAACACAAAGTTTCCACGACTCTCTTCAGATAACACCACAGTGGCTGCATACACCTGCACACGGAGACTTCACAACCTGGCAAAGTCTTTGCTGTTGTGGAGCAGTGAACACATTCTGTCCCTGAGAGAGACATATGTGCCTGGGTGTCACCATCAGAACATCACTCATCAGAATGGTCTCTCCACCACGAGTCAAAATGATTTGGGATCGGTACAGGGAAGCCCACGTTGATCTATTAGCCTGTGTTTCTCGATAGCGATTCAGACTACGGACAAACGCGATTGCCAAAGTACTGACCAAGTATCCTTCTCAAAGCGTTTCCCCCAGTAGAGTTTATTCCAAGCACCCTGTCCAGGAATAAACCCTGTCTCACCTGCGAgatatttgttttcattccaAACTGGAACTGTTGAATCTGAGGGCCTTTACCATGAAGCAGATAAAGGTGTAAGCTTGCCACAGGTGCATGCCCACTCTACATACAGTGTTGCGACTTCTTGGGCATTATTTCATGACTTAGGCATAAAGTAGATCAGTTTAGCTGCTGATTGGGCCAGTTCTCATACATTCATGCACTTTTATTGTTTAAATGTCACACACCATCGTTGGCACAGTGTGTTTTTCTAGTGGCAAGTAGGCTTGGTGTTTGCCTTCAGGGTTCTATGACCTATTCTATATCCTCATATGTGAGCTGTGTCTTACAAAGTGATCGAAAGAGAAGGTCCGCTTTCTTTGAAACCTCggttctcagagagagagaacggagtGAGACACAGACTGCGGGCTCGAGCTGAAAGCAACTTGCTATGAGTGCGGCAACGATGGGCAGTGGGTTATATAGCTCATGACCAGGGCGGAGTTAGGATATTCCCCTGCATAATCGTTGCCTGCCTAAAGGTTTGACTGTAGGTGTTTCAGCAACTTAGATGCATGCATCTAGTTCCCCATATGTGAACTGTGTCTCACTCTGTTCCCTCGGAGAACTGAGGTTCTAAAGAAACCAGATATTTTTCTTCATCTCTGCCATTTAGTATGTtgttcattatttttttataagcCCTAGCATAAGTGTTTAAATGCTGGTTTGCCAACACATACTCAGCACAATTAATTATAAACGTCAATGGACAGACAGATCATTTGACATAGTATTTTTGTTGTGGACCCTGGATAACACATTCTACTTCATAACAATACTTTATTACACAAGATGAAGCCTGAAAAGTGGGTGAGCAAATATGGTATGAGCCACCAGAGGCAGACAGTGAAGTAATTGTATTCACGTTGTGCAGAGGATTAACCTTACAGCCACCAAGAAAAAATTACAATGTTCTTTGTAACTCTACCGAGCATCATTAATCGTCACTCTTTTTCAGTTTTGCAGATCAgccaacacacatttacatgtataaataaacacataactATTTAATTCGTCAGTTTacccaataaataaataattgatcTAATTTCTGAGTGTACCTGTTCATTCATAAATCCAAAAACTGAAATATGCGCACTGTAATAGTTTCATGAACCGTTGCTGTAACTCTTAGAGAACCAAATTAAATCTACTCCAAAGGTTTCTTAGATGCAATGGTTAGGTGAACGTTAATACAACCAAGTTCCTACCATAAAAACGTTGGTATAACGGTAGAGGAACGTTTCATAAACCAAAACATGCAACCAAAAACGAACCTTATATTtacgtaaaaaaaaataaaaaaactcagACACTTAACTTAATATTGAGGCTACCATAAGCATGATTAATAAAGTGGCTTAATAGGTTACTAACCATGTGCAGTGTTAGTTACTTCGCTGGAGACTTTCGCCAGTGCATCACTCCTCTCTGTCTGGTGTTTGGCACAATTCATGTCACATTCTTGCCACTGGAACTTTATCTTGTTGACCAATAACATCACTTTGTCCACAGCTGATTTACTCAGGACCTCCATAAAGAACGCAAACTCTTTCTGAGAAGGAAACGTATAATTTGAGAGAATGTTAAGACTGTGTTCGGGCAACACGGCTTGTAACAATAAGACCAAAATTATGACTGAGAAACGTCGGCTACTGCTAGGTAATTAATTAAGCTTACTGTTTTGGCTATATGCTCTCTCTGGAGTTTTCTTTTGAGGTTACTGTTTGTAGTCAAGTGGGCTGTCTCCAAaggcagcacagcagcagagcTTTCATCGAGCAGTCTGCCCAGTTCTTCTACGGCAGCTTCAGCTAAAACCTTCATTATACACACAAGTTGTGTCTGAAAGGTAGTGCAACTCATTATGCAGTATTTGCTTTTCCAAAAAGATTCATCATGAATGATCAATCTAGCTAACAGTTGATCTAATGCACCCAAAACATATGTATGGATGGCATTTCACTTTCCTCCATTTGGCCTAATGAAATCAGTGTGGTTAAACGATTTAAGGGCGCGTACCGCCACCTACTGGGTTGGAGTTGGATAATTTCACGATTTAGTGCAGTTTGATCCTGCAAAAATAGAAAACGAAAGAAACAAAATAAGCAAAATACAGTCTACATGGGAAAATTAAACTGATTTAGTACTTCTTCATGTAATATTAGTTTAGCTTTTTCAATTCATTACCCACTCATTGGTTTCATTGTCGTAAACATTCCACTGCATTCCATTTGACCTAGAGAGGCATAATAAGCATTGATCCAAACACGTTGAATGTGACTGGAATACCTTGTAACTCATGTCTGAGATGACATATTATCAGTCATGTCTCAAAACTCTGAGGGCTCTATTTGCCCTTAGAAGAAGGCCCAATATTCTTTGCACACATTTCATTGCATAACGTTAGCAGCAACCGACAAGTAGACCAGTACAATTATTTTTGTCAAAActatgtgtttattgttttaatcATATAAAATGTGACATTACTTTTCTGATCAAAGTAATTTTATTAATATGTGCATATTTCAATTAAATCAGTTATTTTGCTCACAACAGTCGAGACCACACACATGAGCATGGACTATTAAAATCAAAGCAGGTGGAATTGTAATACTCATTAAGTCAACAATCATGAAGTTCGGCCTGTAGGTAAAAGGTATGATTTTATATCAAAGGCCAAAAAGAGAATtaagaggagtggagatgaaAGATCTTTACAGCTTGGGAGAGTGTCTCTTTGGCATTGGAGCCAGAATATCCAGCACATCTAgacaaacagggagagaaagattcactgaaacacacataccacagataGCTGaaactaattattattatgttgtGAGCATAGAAAACCACCTCTACATGTGGAGTAACCACTTACCTGTATTCTTAGCAGGGAAACTCAGTGGCCCAAAAGAAACAGTGATGTTGTCTCTGTTGTCTGCAGATCTGCGTCCTCTATGCTGAGAGCCAGGATTGCAGTTCTGACATGGAGGGAGGAAACCCAATACATTTCTGCCATTGAAGGACTGAGTAGTTGTgtccaaaataacacacaagtatgtttgtttgtctaatatataaacacactttctACCCTGGGGAGGTACTACACTTACTACTGCCAGTGTTCTGCATTCGAGCCAACACCAGCATATTTCATAAACTTAATTAATTTATTCTTAACAGACTCAGTCAGAAGTGGAGATGGGGCATTTAAGCTCACCGGTGTGCAGCTGTTGTCCTGCAGAGGGCAGAGGTGTAGGCTGCAGTAAAGGTACACCTGAGAGGGGTACCCATCAAAAGTGAACATCCTGAAGGAGAAAATGCTGCTTATGGACAGCCCATTTCTCACCACCTCCACTGTGCCGTCCTCTGGGTTCGGACACCTGCGAGAGGTGGGCATGAGACACAATAAAAGATGGCATGCAGAGAAGGAGGAGTGTGACAAAAAATTAGCAAAAAAGTTTCTAATccacatttcctgttttatGGATTAGTGAAGTATATTACTTAGGGAACTAGTCAAGTACATTTGGTTTATATTAGATGCTTGCCTGCTGAATTAGAACAATGGTGTGGGAATGAACACATCAGCGGAAATGACATAAAGGGTTATTTCGTATCAACAAACTGGTTAGTGATGAGGTCCCAGTTGATGGCGAAGGCTGAATCATTGATGGGTGTGGCCCAACAGAAGTCCAACACACTGGAGAACTGGCGGCTGTCCACTCCATCCACATCCACGGCTACGTAGATCTTCTCATCAGATGGACTTGCCACGGTGCCACTGAACAGCTGGGTGAAGTCGGGATCCTGATACACAGTCATCCGGACTTGGTATGTCCCATGACCTGCTGGCAGCTTCAGGCGTATAACACTGCAGGTATTTTAGGTGCATTAGagagaacttggaagatttcgatttattgtgggtttaatttaaaaaaaaaaaaaaactatactcaaaaaatcatgtccatagttttcatgtcactaccgaaccacaggagttttagtccattggctgagcctgttttttagccacacccctgcatttataaccaggcagtgatactgcatccctgtccctcatggctgaatggtagctagatcccatacttttgatataaatgtgtgatttctatctgaaattgttcaggagagaaataatcataagacaccaaaatgccaaaaggaaaaagtggagcagagaggctgagagaataccgacaaagagtgagggatgacccagtgaaacaccaagaatatttaaggaaggaaagagaaagaaataagaaacgaaaggaagaaggaaagttgaaatgtatcagtgatttatccaacagggagcaaaagaaggtcagaaaatcatggaggaaaagacagcaaaagcacaaaacatttgtgtttttaatattcccaacctaaagcatggtatgagttaagattaagcaataaggttgaggaaatatgatacaaccttgcaaacaaaatactgtggtcactaccgaaacagtgctgtcactaccgaaacagtcactaccgaaacactggatgttttgtaaaaaataaagtatattgagttatcaactaaaatgttatgatactgattggtttaatgtatgttcaattggtaaacatttttattgatttcattgtgaaaaccttcaagaaatatttgtaaaaatactcttcagagaagggaaggaaacacaatctgaacaggttaatattaatacgtttttactatagtttattactatgtttcggtagtgacaatttttgggagaggaaaaacattccaacacattctgaaaatacaatataaaaattgacggttcatttactagatatgtgtactttagatatggtacaatatatatagggacaaagttttgggaataaaacataaaaattttcaaaatatttccaacctgactttgcaccaattcggtagaatggcccataatCACAGGGCTGGACTTTTTCACCTTGTTAGGGCATGGATTGCCATATCCATGGAAGCGGTTTGTTTAAGAGgatattcacagacaaattgCAGGTTCAGTAGTCTCTCTCTGCTAATGATATGACCTTCTGCGGAGTCGATTTTCCCCTGGATAGAATTCTCATAGATGAAGTGAGTTTTATTGGTCTGAAAAAAACCCCAATCATAATAGGTTACCATTTTCATAGTCAGCATCACCTGAACAGTAATACATTTTGACGTTTCTGTTATTTTGACGTTGCTCTATTATTTTGGGTacttatatctctctctttacaaaGAAGATATGTTAGGGCCTCTTTGTTCTATTTAGCTTATATGCCTGTGTACATTTGTTTTACAGAAGGTAATGTTTTCGGCATGTGTAGATTACATGAGGTTGTTAACTGTTATTTCTCCTCACCTTAAGAAGACTTCCACATTTCTGGTTGTCATGGTTGAAGTGGAACTCCACCTGTCCGTCTTGGACTGTACCTCTGCAGTCTGGATCGTTGAGGTGTAAGACCTGAGCAGGAAACCCAGCTTCAAAGAGGAGGCAACGGGACAGTGAAATCCAGCCAGAGCTATTGTGGCAAGTGGCAACTAAccctgagagagggaaagacattgtacattgtaggCCCGTTTAATATCATCCATACCACTAATCAGTGACAGATCTCTGATTAGGTCTTACCAAATGACTCTGGATTGGGTCCTCGGAGGCTGTTGTTACACAAGCAGCCATAGATTCCATGTACTTCCCCACATACCTCATCTTCTGTGCAATGCAGTTCATAGCAAGGGTCAATTGAGGCTACACAGagatggagcaagagagaatgagcgagaggCGAGACAAAACAGTCATGTTGTAATATTGCACAAGCCTCTCCTTACAAGTATGTATATGTTAAGATTTTAGTATTAACTGATAATTATCTCCCACAAACAACCCATGCATTACTGCAACAGGAGAGGTTGGGGAGTATGGTACAGGGAATTTGGAGTCAGCCTCTTCAAACATGGTGAACAAAATATTACCTGTTGGTGTATGCACTGTTGCAGGTGTAGTGGTAGCGGTCACAGATAGGGTGTTCACATCTACAAAATGAATGTTGGATTTAAATCAAAGACCAGAAACTATATTCTTCCACAAGGGCAAAAATATTAATGAACTCAGATTTTATGACAGAAACTGGAAATGATGGCAAAGAAATATTGAAAGATTGCTGTAGTGTGGGACAGCTATCAATATGATCTTTGTAATGTTGTGCAGAGCTAAAGATCTCAAGACAAATAATGTTGGGCAAAGAACATATGCAGTCACTAAT encodes:
- the LOC105911974 gene encoding pancreatic secretory granule membrane major glycoprotein GP2-like, with the protein product TCSVIRLKLPAGHGTYQVRMTVYQDPDFTQLFSGTVASPSDEKIYVAVDVDGVDSRQFSSVLDFCWATPINDSAFAINWDLITNQCPNPEDGTVEVVRNGLSISSIFSFRMFTFDGYPSQVYLYCSLHLCPLQDNSCTPNCNPGSQHRGRRSADNRDNITVSFGPLSFPAKNTDVLDILAPMPKRHSPKL